The sequence below is a genomic window from Paenibacillus sp. DCT19.
AGGAGATACAGACAAAATTGATGCCATGATTGAGTTACTTAAACCATACGGTATTCGTGAACTTTCTCGTACAGGCGTAACGGCATTGGTAAGAGGAAACGCATAAATTATTATGAATTTTCTTTGAAAATGTAGAGAACGACAAAATCCGGCATTGCTTGCAATTTAACATTTTAGTGATGTAACGCTTGAAAAGAGAAATACACACCCGCATTAACGAGCGGGTGTCTGAACGGATCGAATCAGACCAACTCACGTTAAGTCAACTTAACGTGTCGGTCCCTTGAGACACCCGCTCATTAATGAAGGGTTCTTTACAATACAAAGGAGGACTTATAAACATGCCAGTAACTACTTATTATGAACAGGATGCAGAGCTTAGCGTATTGAAAGGAAAAACGATTGCCGTAATTGGTTACGGTAGCCAGGGTCATGCCCAAGCTCAAAACTTGCGTGATAGCGGATTGAACGTAGTCATCGGACTTCGTGAAGGTAAATCCTTCGATACTGCAAAAAATGATGGATTTGAAGTTCTTTCCCCAGCTGAAGCAACAAGCCGTGCGGATGTCGTTCAAATCTTGTTGCCAGATGAAACGCAAGCTTCTGTTTACAAAAACGAAATCGAACCAAACCTCAAAGAAGGCGCTGCATTGCTCTTCTCCCACGGTTTCAACGTTCATTTCGGCCAAATCGTTGCTCCAAAAAACAGCGATGTATTGCTGGTAGCTCCTAAGTCCCCTGGCCACATGGTACGTCGTACTTACGTGGAAGGATTCGGTGTACCGGGTCTGATCGCGATCGAGCAAGATGCAACAGGTAATGCAAAAGCGATTGGTTTGGCTTATGCAAAAGGTATCGGTTGCACACGCGCAGGCGTTATCGAAACTTCTTTCCGTGAAGAAACAGAAACAGACTTGTTCGGTGAGCAAGCGGTTCTGTGTGGTGGTGTAAGTGCCCTGGTTAAAGCTGGATTCGAAACGTTGACAGAAGCAGGATACGCTCCTGAAATGGCATATTTCGAGTGTCTGCACGAACTGAAATTGATCGTTGACATGATGTATGAAGGTGGACTTGCAAGTATGCGTGATTCCATCAGTAATACAGCTGAATACGGTGACTATGTAACTGGACCTCGCGTTGTAACTGAAGATACGAAGAAAGCAATGAAAGAAGTACTGACGGATATCCAACAAGGTAAATTCGCACGCGACTTCATCTTGGAAAACCAATCCGGACGCGCATTCTTGACAGCAACTCGTCGCAACGAAGCTGAACACCCAATCGAAGTGGTTGGCGGACAATTGCGTGAGATGATGCACTGGATCAAGAAATAAGCATCTCGTTTAAGGAATTATAGCAATTCACAGAGTTTCAACTGGAAATAGCGGCCGTGCTTATGCGTGAGCCGCTATTACTGGTTTAAAGGAGCAAGGGGATGGTTGCCGTCTGCTAACGACGGTAATGAATTGAACCCAATTGCCTGAATAATAATCAAGTCAAGGAGGTGCGAAGCGTGCGTAAAATCTATGTATTTGACACAACGCTACGTGATGGAGAACAATCTCCGGGAGTTAACCTGAACACTCGTGAAAAGGTGGAGATTGCACATCAGCTGGAGCGACTTGGTATTGACCGGATGGAAGCAGGTTTTCCAGCGGCTTCTCCAGGGGATCTGGCAGCAGTCAATGCAGTAGCCAAAGCGGTGAAAAATATTACAGTAATTGGACTGTCTCGTTCGAGAGAACAAGATATTGATGCTGTAAAGGAAGCGCTGAAAGGTGCACAGGATCCGTGTATTCACGTGTTTTTGGCGACGTCACCCATTCACCGTCAACATAAACTCCGCATGGACAAAGCGCAGGTGCTTGATACGGCACGCTCTGCGATTCGTTATGCCAAGAAAACGTTCTCTAAAATTGAATTCTCTCTGGAGGATGCAGGACGTACAGAGTACGATTTTCTCGTAGAAATGGTGAATATGGCGGTTGAGGAAGGCGCGTCCGTTGTTAATATTCCAGATACGGTCGGATATCTGAGCCCATATGAGTACGGTAACATTTTCAAACATCTCAAAGAGAATGTACATGGGATCGAAAAAGTACAGCTAAGTGCTCATTGCCATAACGACCTGGGCATGGCTACAGCAAATACGCTGGCCGCGATCCTGAATGGTGCTGACCAGATTGAAGGCACGATCAACGGAATCGGTGAACGTGCGGGTAATACCGCAATTGAAGAAATTGCGATGGCACTGGAGACCCGCCAAGAGTTTTTCCAAGCCAAAACATCGCTACAACTGTCTGAGATTGCGCGGACTAGTCGTCTCGTGAGTCGTTTGACAGGTATGGTTGTGCCTGGAAATAAAGCGATTGTTGGTGCGAATGCATTCGCACATGAATCCGGAATCCACCAGGATGGCATGTTGAAAGAGAAAACAACGTATGAGATTATGACGCCAGAGACCATTGGTCTGAAGGAAAGTAAACTTGTACTGGGTAAACATTCCGGACGTCATGCATTCCGTGAACGTTTGATCGAGCTGGGTTATGAGTTGGAAGATGAAGCGCTGAACCGCGCATTTGGCCAATTCAAAGATCTGGCAGATAAGAAAAAAGAAGTTACCGATGAAGATCTACTCGCCCTGATTGAAGAGAAATTGCAGGATGCACCTGAGGTGTATAAACTGGAGTCTATCTTTGTAACATACGGGGATGAATCTGTTCCAACAGCGAAAGTTCGCATCACAACCCTCGAGGGTAATACGATCGAACAGCAGGCTGAAGGAAATGG
It includes:
- the ilvC gene encoding ketol-acid reductoisomerase, whose product is MPVTTYYEQDAELSVLKGKTIAVIGYGSQGHAQAQNLRDSGLNVVIGLREGKSFDTAKNDGFEVLSPAEATSRADVVQILLPDETQASVYKNEIEPNLKEGAALLFSHGFNVHFGQIVAPKNSDVLLVAPKSPGHMVRRTYVEGFGVPGLIAIEQDATGNAKAIGLAYAKGIGCTRAGVIETSFREETETDLFGEQAVLCGGVSALVKAGFETLTEAGYAPEMAYFECLHELKLIVDMMYEGGLASMRDSISNTAEYGDYVTGPRVVTEDTKKAMKEVLTDIQQGKFARDFILENQSGRAFLTATRRNEAEHPIEVVGGQLREMMHWIKK
- a CDS encoding 2-isopropylmalate synthase — encoded protein: MRKIYVFDTTLRDGEQSPGVNLNTREKVEIAHQLERLGIDRMEAGFPAASPGDLAAVNAVAKAVKNITVIGLSRSREQDIDAVKEALKGAQDPCIHVFLATSPIHRQHKLRMDKAQVLDTARSAIRYAKKTFSKIEFSLEDAGRTEYDFLVEMVNMAVEEGASVVNIPDTVGYLSPYEYGNIFKHLKENVHGIEKVQLSAHCHNDLGMATANTLAAILNGADQIEGTINGIGERAGNTAIEEIAMALETRQEFFQAKTSLQLSEIARTSRLVSRLTGMVVPGNKAIVGANAFAHESGIHQDGMLKEKTTYEIMTPETIGLKESKLVLGKHSGRHAFRERLIELGYELEDEALNRAFGQFKDLADKKKEVTDEDLLALIEEKLQDAPEVYKLESIFVTYGDESVPTAKVRITTLEGNTIEQQAEGNGSVDAIYNAIDLVSGEEVTLSDYSIKSVTHGKDALGEVHVVLTQNEVSVQGRGVSTDILGASARAYVDGLNQLIEKRKTYTNRVNVNL